The Anastrepha ludens isolate Willacy chromosome 2, idAnaLude1.1, whole genome shotgun sequence genome contains a region encoding:
- the LOC128855503 gene encoding uncharacterized protein LOC128855503 translates to MAPPPKSDFEFIILSLTLTPPTRSSAPRARKDKSTIKVEERDWFFRTMVYEKEKLPRGTRTRFTHWQIKTDEADLFMINNHRFENLILVLGTEAYWIYYHNFYYHHRVKATRELRGSYCGCCFDQHYRPIVEVIQKWTSKKIAQAYLKKNKQVECAGWTGEECYCCD, encoded by the exons ATGGCACCACCACCGAAAAGCGATTTCGAATTTATCATTTTAAGCCTGACTTTAACACCTCCCAC gAGATCTAGCGCCCCGCGTGCACGAAAAGATAAGTCAACAATTAAAGTTGAAGAGAGAGATTGG ttCTTTCGCACCATGGTTTATGAAAAAGAGAAACTGCCCCGCGGTACGCGCACTCGGTTCACACACTGGCAAATTAAGACTGACGAAGCTGATCTATTTATGATCAATAATCAccgctttgaaaatttaatactcGTCTTAGGCACCGAGGCTTATTGGATATACTACCACAACTTTTATTATCACCATCGTGTTAAAGCGACTAGAGAATTAAGGGGCTCATATTGCGGATGCTGCTTTGATCAACACTACAGGCCGATCGTAGAAGTTATCCAAAAATGGACATCAAAGAAAATTGCACAAGCTTACCTTAAAAAGAATAAACAAGTTGAGTGCGCGGGCTGGACGGGTGAAGAATGTTACTGTTGTGATTGA